CGCTGGTGCAGCATGGCCCTGTGCGGCAACCGCATGAAAGTGGCGGCGTTCCGCTCGCGCAAGAAGGGCGAATGACGCGGCGGCCGCAAGGCAACCGTTCTACGCGCTCGTTCCAAAACAGATGGCTGGCAAACCGCAAGGCGCAAGCGCCGATGCGCGCGCCGTATTCACCCATCACGGCTATCCAGCCCGCTTGCTGCGCATCCCCGCCACGATCTTCAGGTCGGCGCGCGCGCTGAGTTCGCGATAGTCCTCGCTGCCGACGCCATAGGCCGCGACCTTCGCGTCCGCGTCGTGGTGCAGGCCCCAGCCGAATTGCTTGACCAGCGGCGAGGCGCGCAGGCACGCCTGCGGCTTGGCGAAGAACGCCTCGCGCGCCGGCTTCCTGTCCTTGGCCGCGATGCCTTGGCGGATGACGTGCACCTCGAACAGCAGGTCGTCGCTGGTGTAGTGATAGGGCTGCCGCGTCAGCAGCTCGTGCTGGATCTGCGCGATCGAGCCCGCCTTGGTTGGCGTGGCCCCCGCCGTGGCGGTGCTGTCGGGAGAGACCGTGATGAAGGCTTCCGTGTAGTTGGTCGTCATGGTGCGAGCGCTCGTGCGGTGGGACGATGGCGGCGGATCATGACGCAGCATAGCCGTTCAAGCGGGCACGCCGCCAGCCGTCGCATGAACCGGGCCGGCGCGAGTCGCCTTGCCGCGTCGGCAGGCCCTAGCGGTGAAACAGGGCCATGAAGCCCGCCGCCATGAGGATCATCCCGCCGGCGGCGCTGTCGACCAGGCGCCGCCGCGCATCGCTCAGGCCCGCGCCGCCGAAACGGCCCAGCGCGACGCAGATGCCTGAATACACCACCCCGCACCAGAACATGAAGGCCGCCGACAGCATCACGGCCTGCAGCGTGGTGTCGCCCAGCCGCGGGTCCATGAATTGCGGCAGGATGGCCAGGTAGACCATCATCCCTTTCGGGTTGAGCAGCGACGTCAGGAAGCCCTTGCGCAACTGGTCCTTGACCCGCGTGCCGGGCGCCTGGACGCCGCCGGGCCGCAAGGCCGCCCGCACCAGCTTGTAGGCCAGGTACACCAGGTAGGAGATGCCGACCCAGCGGATCGCCTCGAACAGCGCCGGCGACGCGGCCACGACCGCGGCCAGCCCCAACGCAACCAGCAGCGAGTGGACGCAATAGCCCAGCACCACGCCGGCGGTGGCGCGAAACCCGGCCGCCGTGCCGCTGGAAACCGCTTGCGAGGCGATGAAAAGGATATCCGGGCCGGGCGTGCAGACCAGCGGGATGACCGTTGCCGAAAACAGGAAAAGTGTCGAGAAGTCCATGGCGAAAGCTTATCGGCGAGCGCCCGGAAGGTGCTTCCAATATCTTGCAGGGAACTCTCGATCCGAGGCAAACTATCGCGCATGGATGACATCGACAGAAAGATTCTTGCGGAGCTGCAGGCCAACGGCCGACTTTCGCTCACCGACCTGGGAGAGCGCATTGGGCTGAGCCTGTCGCCGTGCCA
The window above is part of the Achromobacter deleyi genome. Proteins encoded here:
- a CDS encoding DUF6157 family protein encodes the protein MTTNYTEAFITVSPDSTATAGATPTKAGSIAQIQHELLTRQPYHYTSDDLLFEVHVIRQGIAAKDRKPAREAFFAKPQACLRASPLVKQFGWGLHHDADAKVAAYGVGSEDYRELSARADLKIVAGMRSKRAG
- a CDS encoding LysE family translocator — translated: MDFSTLFLFSATVIPLVCTPGPDILFIASQAVSSGTAAGFRATAGVVLGYCVHSLLVALGLAAVVAASPALFEAIRWVGISYLVYLAYKLVRAALRPGGVQAPGTRVKDQLRKGFLTSLLNPKGMMVYLAILPQFMDPRLGDTTLQAVMLSAAFMFWCGVVYSGICVALGRFGGAGLSDARRRLVDSAAGGMILMAAGFMALFHR